A region from the Polaribacter sp. Hel1_33_78 genome encodes:
- a CDS encoding DUF2188 domain-containing protein codes for MSTDRRKILSARFRTAGASGRKLHVMSRKGHWVVFREGSEKIISEFNTKRNAILNGKKILSSEQANVLVVHKTDGTVEKLQTAE; via the coding sequence ATGTCAACAGATAGAAGAAAAATATTAAGCGCTAGATTTAGAACAGCTGGAGCATCTGGAAGAAAACTTCACGTTATGTCAAGAAAAGGACATTGGGTTGTTTTTAGAGAAGGCTCGGAAAAAATAATTTCTGAATTTAATACAAAGAGAAATGCCATACTGAATGGTAAAAAAATCCTTAGTTCAGAGCAAGCTAATGTTTTAGTAGTTCATAAAACTGACGGAACTGTTGAGAAACTTCAAACAGCCGAATAA